From Manduca sexta isolate Smith_Timp_Sample1 unplaced genomic scaffold, JHU_Msex_v1.0 HiC_scaffold_430, whole genome shotgun sequence, one genomic window encodes:
- the LOC115439826 gene encoding uncharacterized protein LOC115439826: MFMLQIQIFYNLISTISTQYFKLHQPPLQAVPYYQPNYLPNNYFHQETDSSEDSDGRRCKCSCFDCSRPKRCCRKVCRNCKTKEIQGLVVIPYPVPLLMYSTEKTVENSTKAKENKTKLLSLESENISTFSTAPVYVEDGDDIKNVNTNKVHLGASNHKYSNLKNINKNKYMVARINEDYRPNKNTVIRYKKLDDRKKYEVIPLPNKLAIEVLKGLQKYDDLKLK; the protein is encoded by the coding sequence ttacaaatacaaatattttataacctcaTCTCAACAATATCGACGCAATATTTTAAACTTCACCAACCACCTTTACAAGCAGTACCATATTACCAACCAAACTATTTGCCAAATAATTACTTCCATCAAGAAACGGATTCCAGTGAAGACTCCGATGGAAGACGATGTAAATGCTCATGTTTTGACTGTTCACGACCTAAACGATGTTGTAGAAAAGTATGTAGAAACTGCAAGACAAAAGAGATCCAAGGACTTGTCGTGATACCCTATCCTGTTCCCCTGCTAATGTATTCTACAGAAAAAACAGTTGAAAATTCAACTAAAgcaaaggaaaataaaacaaaattactttcccttgaaagtgaaaatataaGCACATTCTCTACAGCTCCAGTTTATGTAGAAGATGgtgatgatataaaaaatgttaatacaaaTAAGGTACATTTAGGAGCATCTAATCACAAATACTCAAACttgaagaatataaataaaaataaatatatggtgGCGCGGATTAATGAGGACTACAGACCAAATAAGAATACTGTTATTAGGTATAAGAAATTGGATGACAGGAAGAAATACGAAGTGATACCTTTGCCTAATAAGTTAGCTATTGAAGTACTAAAGGGGCTGCAAAAATATGACGACCTTAAACTGAAATAA